DNA from Victivallaceae bacterium:
TTTCCAATGAAAGGACTTCTTCTTCACTAAGCCGGTCTATTTCCATAACTAGAGAACGCAACGAATTACCGTGAGCGGCTATTAAAACGTTTTTATCGTTATCCAGATCTTTCTTAATAAAGTCATTGAAGTAAGGAACTGCCCTTTGAGCAGTGTCGAAAAGACTTTCTCCTTCAGGAGGTTGAGTTCGGAAACTTCTTCTCCAAAGAGCCACTTGTTCTTTCCCGAATTCCTTTTCCGTAGCGGCTTTATTTTTTCCTTGAAGCTTACCGTACATTCTTTCGTTAAGTGACGAATTTTGAATAAGAGGAATAAGTTGCTTTTTTTCTTCCGGGTTATCGAAAAATGATTTTTCAAACGCCTTGGAATCTTCATCATGAACCAAAAACGGAACTTTACCCGATTCATGACTTGTCATCGCGAGTAAGGCGGTCATAAGACTTCGGACCAAGCAAGAAGTGTAAATAATGTCTACCGGTAAGTGACGAATGACCGAACCGGCTTTTAAAGCTTCGTTAATTCCGGTCTCGCTTAACGGGATGTCTACCCAGCCCGTAAATAAATTTTTTTCATTCCAAACGGATTTTCCATGACGTAGTAGGATGAGTAGAGGCATAAAACGATCTCGAGTGATTAATTAGTTTTAAAAGAATCTTAATATTGAATCAATGTCAAGTTTAATTTAAGATACCTTATTATTTCAATATATTAGACACTAATTCATTTTACGGGC
Protein-coding regions in this window:
- a CDS encoding 2,3-bisphosphoglycerate-dependent phosphoglycerate mutase gives rise to the protein MPLLILLRHGKSVWNEKNLFTGWVDIPLSETGINEALKAGSVIRHLPVDIIYTSCLVRSLMTALLAMTSHESGKVPFLVHDEDSKAFEKSFFDNPEEKKQLIPLIQNSSLNERMYGKLQGKNKAATEKEFGKEQVALWRRSFRTQPPEGESLFDTAQRAVPYFNDFIKKDLDNDKNVLIAAHGNSLRSLVMEIDRLSEEEVLSLEIPTGYPIIYKYENGNFSKYR